Below is a genomic region from Myxococcota bacterium.
ACCGTCGGGCGCGCCTGGGCGAACTCCGAGATCCGCGTGCTCGACGACGAGGGCAAGGATTGCCCGCCGGGCACGCCGGGCACGGTCTACATGAAGCTCGGCGCCGCCGACTTCGAGTACAAGGGCGACCGCAAGAAGACCGACGAGAACCGCCGCGCGGGCTTCTTCACGGTGGGCGACGTCGGCTACCTCGACGACGAGAAGTACCTGTTCCTGTGCGACCGCAAGAACGACATGATCATCTCGGGGGGCGTGAACATCTACCCGGCCGAGATCGAGAACGTGCTGCTCACGCACCCCAAGGTCGGCGACGTGGCCGTGTTCGGCATCCCGAACGAGGACTGGGGCGAAGAGGTGAAGGCGGTGGTCGAGCCGGCGGCTGGAGTCACTCCGGGCCCCGCGCTGGCCGACGAGATCTTCGCCTTCTGCGCCGACAAGCTGGCGAAGTTCAAGACGCCCAAGACCATCGACTTCGTGTCCGAGCTGCCGCGCGACCCGAACGGGAAGCTCTACAAGCGCAAGCTGCGTGACCCGTACTGGGCGAACCGTGACCGCGCCATCTGAAGATTTCTTCCAGATCCAGCAGGTGCTCTACGCCTACGCGCGTGCGATCGACGCCAAGGACTGGAAGTCACTCGAGCGGGTGTTCACACCCGACGCGCGCATCCACTACGCCCTGGAGCGCGGCGCACAGCTGCGCTTTCCCGAGCTCGGGCCGTGGCTCGCGCGCGCGATGACCATCTTCAAGGCCACGCAGCACGTGATCTCGAACCCGTCGATCGAGCTGCGCGGCGACACCGCGAGCTCGACCGCCTACCTGGTCGCGACTCACGTGCAGGTGAGACCCGACGGCACGGAGAATCTCACCACCGAAGGGGGGCGCTACACCGACACGTGGCAGCGCACGGCCGAAGGCTGGCGGATCGCGACCCGCAAGCTCGAGCGCATCTGGGTCGACGGCAGCTATCTCGTTCCGCCCGAGATCCGGCTCTTTCCCGCGGGCTGAGACCCGCGCACGAGCTTCACGGCCTCGAGCACGGCGAGCGGCAGCGCGCCGAGCGCGATCCACGACGCGAGCTCTGCGGGCTCGATCGGCCCGGTCTGGAACACCTCTTCCAGGAGCGGAATGCGGTGGAGCGAGAGCTGCAGGGCGAAGCTCCCCGCCACGACCAGGAACAGGCGCAGGTTCGAGAACAGACCGAGCACCCAGATGGAGTGAGTCTCGCTGCGAGCGCCGAAGGCCCGCAGCAGCTCAGCGAAGGTGAGCACGGAGAAAGCGGCGTTCCTCGCGGCGGCGAGGTCCGTCCCGCGCCACAGCTCCCAGCTGAAGGTGCCAAAAGTGACCGCCGAGGTGAGTGCCGCGGTGAGCAGGATCGTTCCGACGAGCCCGCGGTCGGCGAAAGGTGAGTCGGGTCGCCGCGGCGGGCGGGCGAGCGCGCCCGGATCGATCGGGTCGGTCGCGAGCGCGAGCGCGGGCAGGCCGTCGGTCACCAGATTCACCCAGAGGAGCTGGACCGGGAGCAGCGGTAGGGGCGTGCCGACCAGCGTGGCCAGCAGCATCACCGCCAGCTCCGCGGAGTTGCCCGCCAGGAGGTAGCCGAGCGTCTTGCGGATGTTGTCGAAGATGCGGCGCCCCTCCTCGACGGCGGCCACGATCGAGGAGAAGCGGTCGTCGGTGATCACGATGTCCGCGGCCGACTTCGCGACCTCGGTCCCGGTCCGGCCCATGGCGATCCCGATCGAGGCCTCGCGCAGGGCGGGGGCGTCGTTCACGCCGTCGCCGGTCATGGCGACGACGGCCCCGAGCCTCTTCCACGCGCGCACGATGCGGAGCTTGTGCGCGGCAGTCACTCGCGCGTACACGGCGGTGCGCGGAACGCGCGTCGCGAGCGCGGGATCGTCGAGCTGCTCCAGCTCCGGACCGGTCGCCAGCTCGTCTCCGGGGCCGAGTATGCCGAGCTCCGAGGCGATCGCTCGCGCGGTGTCCGGATGGTCTCCCGTGATCATGACGGCGCGGATCCCGGCGCGCCGGCAGCGCGCGAGCGCATCGGGCACGTCGGCGCGAGGGGGATCCTGCAGGCCCGCCAGTCCCACGAATACGAGCCCGTTCTCGACGTCGCCCTCGGGCGGGTAGCTTTCCAGACGCCGCTCCGCGAACGCCAGCACGCGCAGCGCGTCGCCCGCGAAGAGCGCGACCCGCTCGTGGAGCCTCTCGCGCCCGAGCTCGTCGAGTGACTCGATCCCGCTCGAGGTCCGGACGTGCGAGCAGCGCGCGAGCACGACCTCGGGCGCACCCTTCACGGCGGCGACCAGGGCGTCCCCACGGCGGCGGACGATCGTCATGAGCTTGCGGTCCGAGTCGAACGGCAGCACCGCGACCCGCGGCGAGTCGCGCTCGACGTCGCTGCGCCGGATGGCCCGCTTCGCCGCTTCCACCAGCAGGGCGCCCTCGGTCGGGTCGCCCACCACCTCGACCCCGGCGGCGCCCGGCGCGAGCTCGGCGTCGTTGCACGCCGCGGCGACCCACAGGACGGGCTCGGCAGCGCCTGCTGCCGAGAACAGCCGGCGCACCGTCATCGCCCCGACGGTCAGGGTTCCCGTCTTGTCGGTGCAGATCACCTCGGTCGAGCCGAGCGTCTCGACCGCCGCGAGGCGCCGCACGAGTGAGTTGCGCTGCACCATGCGCTCCACACCGAGGGCGAGCGCCAGAGTGACCACAGCCGGCAGGCCCTCGGGAATCGCCGCGACCGCGAGGCTGACGGCGGTCATGAACAGTCCGGTGCGCTCGAGGCCGCGGAGCAGGCCGAGCCCGAACACCAGCGCCACGATCGCGAGGCTCGCCCACACCAGCAGCCGGGCGACGCGGTCGAGACGGCGCTGCAGCGGGGTCTCGTCGCGCGTCGCGGTCTCGAGCAGCTGGGCGATTCCGCCCAGCTCGGTGTGCGCGCCCGTCGCAGTCACGAGCGCGCGGCCCGACCCGGTCGCAACGCTGGTGCCGAGAAAGACCGAGTTGGCACGGTCCGCGAGCGGCGTCGCCTCCGGCAACGCCCCGAGCCGCTTCTCGACGGGCTCCGACTCACCGGTCAGCGCGGCTTCGCTCGTGCGCAGGGCCGCGGCCGCCACCAGGCGCGCGTCCGCTGCCACGAGGTCGCCCGCGTCGAGCAGCAACAGGTCGCCGCGCACGATCTCGCGCGCCGGCACCAGCGCCGCCGCGCCGCCCCGCACGACCCGCGCGCTCGGCGCGCTGAGCTTCGCCAACGCCGCGACCGCCCGCTCCGAGCGATACTCCTGCGCGAAGCCGGTCGCGCCGTTCAAGACGACGATCGCCAGGATGGCCGCGCCGTCGAGCGCGTCGCCGACGACGAGCGAGACGACCGCCGCGCCGATGAGGACCCAGACCACGAGGCTCGCGAACTGACCCGCGAGGATCGCGAGCGCCGAGCGGCCCCGCGCGCGCTCGATCTCGTTCGGCCCTTCGACGGCGAGGCGGCGCGCGGCCTCTTCACGCGCGAGGCCGCTCGCGGCGTCCGTCTCGAGCTCGGCGGTGAGAACCTCCGCCGGGCGCACGTGCCAGGCAGTCACTTCGCTCGTTGCCGCTCGCGCCGCTTCAAGCCTTCCCAACCCGCGGCCCTCTGCTAATACCGCCTCCGGCGATTCCGAGAGGGGCAGCGATGTGAGCGAGCAGAACCCGACCTCGAAAGAAGCCCTGGAGAGCATAGGTTGGCCGGTCTCCGAGGACGACCGGGAGCGCATCTCGCGCATCGAGGGCGAGCTCGAACGCGGCTTCGCCGCGCTGCGCGGCGTCGAGCCCGCGGTTGCGATCTTCGGCTCGGCGCGCGCGCGCCCCGAAGACCCGGTCTACGCCGCGGCGCGCGCGACCGCCCGCGCGGTGGCCGGCGCCGGCTTCGACGTGCTCAGCGGCGGCGGCCCCGGGGTGATGGAAGCCGCGTGCCGGGGCTGCGCCGAAGGCGGCGGCCTGCCGGTCGGCCTCACGATCGAGCTGCCGGACGAGCAGCCGACGAACACCTGGGTCCAACGCGAGTGCCGCTTCCACTACTTCTTCGCGCGCAAGCTCATGTTCGTGCGCTACTCCTGCGCCTTCCTGATCTTCCCGGGCGGCTTCGGCACGCTCGACGAGGCCTTCGAGGCACTCACTCTCGTGCAGACTCACAAGATCCCGCACTTTCCCGTCCTGCTGCACGCGGATCCTTACTGGGCCGGGTTCCGGCGGCTGCTCGACGACATGGTGGCGCGCGGCGCGATCTCGTCGCACGAGCACCGCCAGGTGCGCGAGTTCTCGACGCCGGCCGAGGCGCTGGACATCCTCCTCCACTGTCACCGGAACCTGTGCGAAGCGCTCCACAAGCCGCCGCTGCACGCGCGCGGGCGAGGCGGTGCCGAATGACTGCCCCCGCTGCGCTGCGCTTCCTGGGCGCGGTCGGGACCGTGACCGGTTCGAAGTTCCTGCTCGAGCTCGGCGGCGCGCGGGTGCTGCTCGACTGCGGTCTGTTCCAGGGCCGCAAGGAGCTGCGGCTGCGCAACTGGGCGACGGTGCCCTTCGACCCGGCGAAGCTCGACGCGATCGTTCTCAGTCACGCGCACATCGATCACTCCGGGTATCTGCCGCGCGTGGTGCGGGAAGGGTTTCGCGGGCCCGTGTACTGCACGGCCGGGACCGCCGATCTCCTCGGGATCCTCCTGCCCGACTCCGCGAGGCTCCAGGAGGACGACGCGGAGCGCGCCAACCGGGTCGGCTACACGAAGCACCATCCGGCGCTGCCACTCTATTCCGTCGCCGACGCCACGGCGGCGATGTCGCACCTGCAGCCGCGGCCCTACGGGTGCGAATTCGCGGTCGCGAACGGCGTGCGCGCGATCTTCCGGCGCGCGGGCCACATACTCGGCTCGGCGACGGTGGAGCTCGAGCTGGACACGCGGCCCGCGACGCGGCTCGTCTACTCGGGAGACCTGGGACGCCCGGGCCGGCCGATCCTGCGCGACCCCGAGCCCGTGGAGTCCGCCGACTATCTGCTCGTGGAGTCGACCTACGGCGACCGCGTCCACTCACACGACGAGGTGGAGCGGCTCGCCGCGCTCGTGAACGAGACCGCCGCGCGCGGCGGCGCGCTGCTCGTGCCCTCGTTCGCGGTGGGGCGGAGTCAGGAGCTCGCCTTCACCCTGCGTCGCCTCGAGGACGAGGGGCGGATTCCGCCGCTGCCCGTGTTCGTCGACAGCCCGATGGCGATCGCCGGCACGGAGATCTACCGCCGCCACCCGGAGGACCACGACCTCGACATGCGCCAGCTCGTGGACGAGCACCGCGATCCGTTGCGCTGCCGGAGACTCACGCTGGTGCACTCGGCCGAAGAGTCGAAGCGACTGAACCGCCTGACCGGCGGCTTCATCGTGATCGCCGGCAGCGGCATGGCGACGGGCGGGCGTATCCTGCACCACCTCGCGCTGCGTCTCCCCGATCGGCGCACGACCGTGCTGCTCCCGGGCTTCCAAGCGGCAGGCACGCGCGGGCGCGCGCTGCAGGAAGGCGCGACGTCGCTGCGCATCCACGGCCAGGACGTTCCGGTGAAGGCCCGGATCGAGACCATCGACGGGTTCTCGGCGCACGCAGACCGGAACGAGATACTCGACTGGCTCGGTCA
It encodes:
- a CDS encoding acyl-CoA synthetase — encoded protein: TVGRAWANSEIRVLDDEGKDCPPGTPGTVYMKLGAADFEYKGDRKKTDENRRAGFFTVGDVGYLDDEKYLFLCDRKNDMIISGGVNIYPAEIENVLLTHPKVGDVAVFGIPNEDWGEEVKAVVEPAAGVTPGPALADEIFAFCADKLAKFKTPKTIDFVSELPRDPNGKLYKRKLRDPYWANRDRAI
- a CDS encoding nuclear transport factor 2 family protein, which produces MTAPSEDFFQIQQVLYAYARAIDAKDWKSLERVFTPDARIHYALERGAQLRFPELGPWLARAMTIFKATQHVISNPSIELRGDTASSTAYLVATHVQVRPDGTENLTTEGGRYTDTWQRTAEGWRIATRKLERIWVDGSYLVPPEIRLFPAG
- a CDS encoding cation-translocating P-type ATPase; its protein translation is MGRLEAARAATSEVTAWHVRPAEVLTAELETDAASGLAREEAARRLAVEGPNEIERARGRSALAILAGQFASLVVWVLIGAAVVSLVVGDALDGAAILAIVVLNGATGFAQEYRSERAVAALAKLSAPSARVVRGGAAALVPAREIVRGDLLLLDAGDLVAADARLVAAAALRTSEAALTGESEPVEKRLGALPEATPLADRANSVFLGTSVATGSGRALVTATGAHTELGGIAQLLETATRDETPLQRRLDRVARLLVWASLAIVALVFGLGLLRGLERTGLFMTAVSLAVAAIPEGLPAVVTLALALGVERMVQRNSLVRRLAAVETLGSTEVICTDKTGTLTVGAMTVRRLFSAAGAAEPVLWVAAACNDAELAPGAAGVEVVGDPTEGALLVEAAKRAIRRSDVERDSPRVAVLPFDSDRKLMTIVRRRGDALVAAVKGAPEVVLARCSHVRTSSGIESLDELGRERLHERVALFAGDALRVLAFAERRLESYPPEGDVENGLVFVGLAGLQDPPRADVPDALARCRRAGIRAVMITGDHPDTARAIASELGILGPGDELATGPELEQLDDPALATRVPRTAVYARVTAAHKLRIVRAWKRLGAVVAMTGDGVNDAPALREASIGIAMGRTGTEVAKSAADIVITDDRFSSIVAAVEEGRRIFDNIRKTLGYLLAGNSAELAVMLLATLVGTPLPLLPVQLLWVNLVTDGLPALALATDPIDPGALARPPRRPDSPFADRGLVGTILLTAALTSAVTFGTFSWELWRGTDLAAARNAAFSVLTFAELLRAFGARSETHSIWVLGLFSNLRLFLVVAGSFALQLSLHRIPLLEEVFQTGPIEPAELASWIALGALPLAVLEAVKLVRGSQPAGKSRISGGTR
- a CDS encoding TIGR00730 family Rossman fold protein codes for the protein MSEQNPTSKEALESIGWPVSEDDRERISRIEGELERGFAALRGVEPAVAIFGSARARPEDPVYAAARATARAVAGAGFDVLSGGGPGVMEAACRGCAEGGGLPVGLTIELPDEQPTNTWVQRECRFHYFFARKLMFVRYSCAFLIFPGGFGTLDEAFEALTLVQTHKIPHFPVLLHADPYWAGFRRLLDDMVARGAISSHEHRQVREFSTPAEALDILLHCHRNLCEALHKPPLHARGRGGAE
- a CDS encoding MBL fold metallo-hydrolase; this translates as MTAPAALRFLGAVGTVTGSKFLLELGGARVLLDCGLFQGRKELRLRNWATVPFDPAKLDAIVLSHAHIDHSGYLPRVVREGFRGPVYCTAGTADLLGILLPDSARLQEDDAERANRVGYTKHHPALPLYSVADATAAMSHLQPRPYGCEFAVANGVRAIFRRAGHILGSATVELELDTRPATRLVYSGDLGRPGRPILRDPEPVESADYLLVESTYGDRVHSHDEVERLAALVNETAARGGALLVPSFAVGRSQELAFTLRRLEDEGRIPPLPVFVDSPMAIAGTEIYRRHPEDHDLDMRQLVDEHRDPLRCRRLTLVHSAEESKRLNRLTGGFIVIAGSGMATGGRILHHLALRLPDRRTTVLLPGFQAAGTRGRALQEGATSLRIHGQDVPVKARIETIDGFSAHADRNEILDWLGHFRAPPRHTWVVHGEPSAASALAGEIGSRLGWTVSVAADGEVGSLS